In Odocoileus virginianus isolate 20LAN1187 ecotype Illinois chromosome 12, Ovbor_1.2, whole genome shotgun sequence, the DNA window CCTCACCATGTCTTTTCACAAGACGTTCAGGCAATTCCTGGccaggaaacaaaagcagaatcattccattctccagtggattcgaatgaaaactgataaTAAAATCAGATACGACCCCAAGAGAAGACATTGGAGAAGAAGCAGGCTGGGTCTATAAGGAGCCTCGCACATGAAGTGACACCGATGTATGTGGTATCAAGGTCACTTGTGTCTGATCACATCACAGTAGAGAGAACGTCACTACGGTCTGAACAGGCAGGTGTGTCTTATGGGACAGATGGGAAGGCTGGTGCTGTTGTCGGTGTTGCTCAGTGAGGACTTTGGCTTAGTGATAAACATGTGAGAgcttttgttggaaaaaaaaaaaggaagccttCAAGGGCTTGTCCGCAAGTGTGAGGTTCCCACTAAGTCACTGACCTTAAATTGAACTCATGTAAACTAATACCAGGGTTTAAATTCGCTTATGTTTATAATCACGTCACGTCAGTTCATACATATATTTTGGAATCATGTCATGAGAATTTATTATGTGTAAATTCATCAAAGATGAACTTGCCTCTTTGGGCTGAAGTATTTCCATGCTACCAAGTCAATGTCAGTGTGTGGAATtatgtttttgcttgtttctttgtttaaagcctttaattaatctttaaaaattgttctatAACAAATACCTGTTTTCATATTTGGGGGGGAATAAAAAAGGTCGTCCCTAGTCCAGCCTCTGGAAAAGCAGGCCATTCAGAGGCTCTTTAAATtgccaaaaccagaaaaattcTAGCCAGGCAGGAGGGTCCGGCCTCCTTGATGTGTCTTCTCACTTCAGGAGTGTTCGTGCTGCCGAGGGATTCGGGTGGAGCTCATCAAGCCCCCAGGTGTCCGTGGACCAGCGAGTTTATAACCTCCTGCTGGAAGGGTCTGTGCTCTTTGCCCTCTGATCGTCATAGCTGGGTGGGCCCCAGCACTGCCTGGGGTCACTGGGAGATTCCCTCCAGCTGGGGAAGGCTCAATCCCAATCCTCCTCAAAGGGGAGCTGACCCCTCCCCACAGCGACCTGAGCGTCCTGTGTGTGGGACATGGTTCCCAccccccattttttaaaaagcccccaGGTTCTTTCAACACCCAGATCCAGTTCTTACCAGTTCCCAAGACTCAGTCCGTTCAAAGCCCGTTTTCTCTGGGAAACATTTGAATTTGAAAATCGGAGTTTGGGGTTTAGCCTCTGCAACCTGGCTTctattcaatccctaggtcaccTGCCCTGGCCTTTGGAAGCTGGTAATCTTGCGGGGGGGGGGGTAGAGACGGCATGTTGCAAAGTGGTTCCTCCTGGTTCCTGCTCCGAGAGGCCAGACTTGAACTTCCTAGTGTCTGAAAACCATCCGACTGCTCCCCACCATCTGCCCGGCCCCTCCTCTCTGCCACCATCCAGCCTGGAAAGTGCTGCTTCACCTCCCGGTCCGTCCACAGCCGGGGAAGGACAGCTGTGAGCTGGGGGCCGCTGCTGCGTGCGGGGTGGCTCAGGTCCCCTCGTCCTCAGAGCAGCCGCCTCCCCCAGGCAGAGTCACATGGCAGCTGACTGAGGTTTCAGACGTATCCACTCATGAATATCAATCAGGCCTGGTAATTCACAGTAAGTGGGCCCCAGATTGACTAATAAGCAAGGCTTTCACCCCAAGCCGGGGCCCGGGGAAGGAGGGTGGCAAAGGCGTGCAGCGGCAGGCAGGTGTGGTCACGATGTGACCGGAATCGGGAGACCTGACGGCAGGGCTGCAGGCGGTAAGGCGGTCCACGTGTGGCCCCTCGCACACCCAAGGGACTGCCAGACGGCTTGGGGAGTAGGGGGGCCCTTACGGAGCAGCCAGCACCCTGCGGGAGCTGGGGACAAGCTCTGGACCCCGGACCCAGAGCACGTgaaaggggctggggagagggggtgggctCTTCCGAAGATGACGGCACCCACGCTGGTGGCTGCCAGGCACTGAGGGTGGGGGGCCCCAACCGAGAGCTGGGTCAGCCTCTCCTGGGAATCTCCTGACCATGGTCGCAGGAACCAACCAAAAACCCCAGAAGAGCCGTGTTGCCAGGGGCAGACCATCTCAGGAGGACCGAGACTTTCATCACCAAGTGAGGAAGGCCTGGTCCTGGGAGCTGTGGCCACATCCCGTGGACGCCCGGCTCACCCACCCTCCCCGCAGCCCAAGGTCCGTGAATCTGAATCAGGTACAGCTGAGTGGGAAGGGCCAGACTGCTGGCTGGATCCCAGCTCGACAGCTTACAACGAACTCTGTGACCTCGGGGCCAGGTGGCCtggtctctctgtgcctcagtctcctcttctgtaaaatggggatgccAGGAACACCCATCTTGGAGGATTCAGTGAGTGGGCCTTGGTAGGTGATAccctgctgtgtgactcaggcTGGACGCTGAACCTCTCTGAGCGCTGACCCCATTTGTAGGTTGAAAGAGATATAAAGCCCTGGCACAGAGTGGGCCTTGGGAGAAGATCCTTCCCTCCTTCTTGCCTCCCCTACTGTGGTCTTGGCTCATCCACCATCCTAAGTGACCATCAGCACCACTGCTCTAACAATGGATATatttacttaatcctcacaagatAGGCACCGTGATCACCATCCTCATCGCCAGTTGAGGAATCAGAAACCAAGAGAGGTTAGTTGccttgcccaagaccacacaggTCCAAGGTGAGCCAGAGCTGGAAGCAGGTGGCCGACTCCAAGATGTGCTATTCCCCACCCAGCCCTGATCCTCTGTGTCTGCCTCTGCCTGCTGTCTCTCAAAcgtgggaacacagccccgctCATCTGAGAAAGCCCTGGTGAGGCTCTGAGCCTCCCTTCCTGCTTGTTCCTGTGAGCTGGAATCTTCCCTCCAGCCAGGCTGATGGCAGCCAGAGCCTGTCCCTTTTCCTCTTGCACATGGAGtgtttagattttatatatatatatatatttggctgcaccaggtcttagttgtggcatgcaagatctttagttgtggcatgcaggatctaactccctgaccagggatcaaatccaggctccctgcattgggagtgcagagtcttagctactggggcttcccaggtggcgctagtggtaaagaacctacctgccaaggcaggagactcaagaggtgcagcttcgatccctggattgggaagaccccctggaggagggcatgacaacccactccagtgttcttgcctggggcagaggagcctggcatgctacacgatccatagggttgcaaagagtttgacatgactggagtgacttcgcacacacagtcttagccactggaccaccagggaagtccgtgttttaatttttaaacagagCTCGTGAAGGCCTGCAGAGACTTCATCCTGTTCTGTCCTTCACTTCGCTGGGGTCCTGCCCCATTGGTGCCACAGTCCCTAACTGTTAGGATGCAATCTGTTTCAGAAGCAGCACCTGCCCTCCCGCCCCTCTTCACCGTGGGTGTGGGGGCAGCTTCGGTGTTCAGACTCCCATCAAGAACCTGTGTTCTGTCTCCAAAGGCAGTCGGTTCTGTCAGGGATGGTGGTCAACCCAGAGTAAGGATTTGCAGCTCACATTAGAACACCCTGAGGCTCCCGGGCACTCCTGTGACAGAGTCTCGGGGCTGAGGTCTGAGTCCTAATGACTCAGCCGTCTTTCTTCACGAGCTCAGCCCTGGACCTGGGGATTCAGTGATACAGTTCAGTCCAGTGATCGATGACCGAATCCTCACCACAGCCCTGCGGCCCATGGGCACTGCTTCTtccccccattttgcagatgggaaaactgaggcccagggctaTGTCAGGGACATCCCCGGAGTCTCCTGGCTCCTTAGAGGCTGGGGTGCTCCTGCCGGGTCTTCTTGACGTTCATCCACGAGCCCCAGACCACTAGCCAAGGGCTTTGAGAGAGAAGGTTGACTGGCACTTTCCTCAGGCCAGGCCCCAGGGTCCATGGAGAAGAGCAGCAGACAGAGCCCCCCTCGGGGCCCGCGGGCTGGGCAGGAGCTGACGGTTCAGACTGCTGAGCAGGGGCACGCCCTGGGGACACTGGGGATGTTCCCAGCTctgatggggtgtgtgtgtgtctgtgcgccCAGTGTGCAAAGCACAGGGAAGCTGGGCACACACACTCTGCGTTGTCCAGAGCTTAGCTTTGGCTTTGGAAATCTGTGTGCCCTGAATAAGCCACCGCCTCTGCTGCCCAGACAGCAACCAGGACATGTTTCCAGCGCCCTCCGGGCCCCTCTCCACCACTCTGATTGAGGCTGTTTCTCTGATTCAGGACAAAAAACCGGTGGTTTACAAACCACAGCCTTGTGACCCGAGGAGGTGAAGAGGTCAGATGCCTTCGTCACAAAGTCTGGGTCCATCCCTGCAGGGCCTGTAATATAAAATCAGGCAGAGGGAAGGGCTGGCCATCAAAGCAAGCAGAGGACACCGGAAGTGGGCGGGCGGGACGCCCTCACACGTGCTCGGGGGCCGGCTCACTGATGAAGCGACAGTCACCCAGCATCCCTGGGTCCTGTGAGGACCGGATGAGCCGAAGCTCACCGGGGACCGACCTCAGTGGCTGGCGtgcagtaagtgctcaataaacggCAGCACTGTAGGAGGCGATCAGCATTGTTCACTCTCATCGATTCTTAAGGAGACGCCAGGTCAGCTTCAAATTCCCCAGTCGAAAATGCAAACATGGGCGATGGTCACGCGGAGCCCTGGGGAATAGCTGAGCcgacttgctgctgctgctgcttttcatTTGCATCTCAAGTGAGTCTCCGGGCCTCCAGGCTGCAGGGGAGCTCGGCGTGGAGGCGGTGGGTGCCTGGGACACCTGCCTCCTGGTCCCagagctttcagtttttcccccACTccttggggagggggcagagtgaGGGTCGGCCGTCGGGGCTCGGGAAGCCCAGCCCACTGCCTCCCATGAAACACTGGGTAGTTTCTCATTTTCCCCTTGAGCAGTTTCACAGCCCAGTTAAACCTGCGGCGAAGGCTCGATGGGATGGAGACCCAGGCCCGGGAACGGAGGAGGGTGAGGGAATAAATACGCCTAGCCTGGCGCCCTGCCCCCACCAACAACAAATGTGATAAAACCAGGAAGAGCTCAAGGGAGAAAGTGATTTACAGACACTGGCCCTGGCCCCTCCCCGGACCCACTATGAGTATtcgccaaatacataaatattcccAGCCTATAGATTCCGCTTTGGACATTTATTTTGCCAATCAGGTGGCAAACCTTACAAAGACACCCTGTTCCAGCTCTTTGAAAGCAGAGGTTTGTCCCCTGGTTCATCCCCCTAAGTGTGGCTCAGCTGCAGACTTCTTTTGCTCATAGAGATACTCTTTAAGTGGCCAACCAGAGTCTGATCATTTTGTGTATCAGAACCATGTTGGAGTCGAAAGCACATCTATTGAGAACCTCCCCTGAGCCAGGTTCTCATGAATAATGTCCATCTGTGCCGTGTGAGTAGAGGTCATGTACCCATTGTccagatgtagaaactgaggctctgagcgACATGGAGTACCTTTCCCAGGATTACACAATTCAGACACAGCAGAGTCAGCCTTCAGAGCCCGgggtctgtctgactccatggCCAGTGCCCTTTTCAAAAAACACCCTGATGGGCAGGAGCAGTGAGGGAGAGAGGGGTCTTTCTGGGCCATTATCTTGAGAAGCGTCTCCAATCTTAGGTCCAGGCAGTCCCAGGCCAGCCACAGTCCTGATAGCATCATCTTACCTTCCGGCTCACTGACCCCTTTGCAACTCACTTTCAATCAGCCAGAGCAGCTGAAATGAGATTCCCCAGCAAGTGTTGGCCCAGGCCCGCCAGCCATGGACGGGCATCTCCACTGTTCCTCCTTGTTAGAACCAGAATCAGATTTAACCAGGGACTGTCCAGGCTCGGCTGCACTGAGGCTGGCTTCATGGAACCTTGAAGCGTCAAAGTCTAGCCCCACCGTATCCTTGCCTGTCTTTGTCCCAGTCTCCAGTTTTGCGATATTAGAACAGAATCATCCAGCTGGGGCCTTGGGGCTTCGCCTTGCAGCCCCTCTAGTGAGCATTCCCTGCCCTCGCTTCCTCCAGGAGGCCTTTCCTTCCACCATATAAAGTAGCACCACTACCCAACCAGCTCTAtgctctgtttcattttcttcctagCACTTAGCACCCTCAGACATACTTTTTGATGATTTATTATTCGTCCCTCCTTCCTATCAACGAGCTGATGGGTCCTCTCGGTCACTGGTAAGTCCTCAGAGCCCAGCACATCATCTGGGACAATGGCGTATGGATACCCAGCAAAGGAATCAGTTCTGCAAGTAGCCAGTAGGTTCTTTCTCCTTCAGTCAGGACGGCTCTGCCAGGAGAGTCTcacccccacttcacagatgagaagactgaggccccAGGGCCCACCCAGGCACAGAGAGCCCCCTGTTGTTTCGCGCTCCAGTGGCAGCCAGCCACAGGACCCTTTCCCCTGCGTGAAGGACGAATGTCCATCCAACTCTTGGCAAGCTGCTTTCTGAAAGTGACAAAGGAGAATACAATCAGACAAGAAGTTGGAAAGTTGAGTTGGCCAGAGGGGCTCCGGGTGGGGCTGCAGCCGCTGTCTGCGCCGGAGCCGCAGCGGCCACGGGGTCTAGGGGTTTGCTGGCAGACGGCCGGCTGAAGGCTCGCGCCTCCACTTAGTTAGAATGCAGCCGTTAGATCGCTCCCTTCTCTCTGATGGCAGCGAGTGATTGACACTTACAAATTACCCAGCCGAAAGTGTCGAGTCTTTGACCCCTGAGTAACATCTTTGGCAAGCCTGAGATTTGCCAGCATTTTGTCATCTAATTACTACAAATCCCTTGAAAATTCACTGGCTGGTGAATTTTTAATGCGGGGCAATTTCAATGTGATGCATTGCCCAGATGGGTTCTTGTGTTtctcacctctctctccctctctctccctgtctctctctctcatgctcaCTCTCCATCCCTCCTCACTTAACTTTAATAATCTCACAAACTTCTGGATGAGCTGGCAGCCGGACCCCAGCCTGAGTCGGGGCAGAGCTGTTGGAGGCTGTGCTGTCTGCCCATCTGATCATGTCTCTGCTCTGTTCTTTGGAAATGGCCATACAATCGGTCCTCAGAAGAACGTTTCATTCCTGCCTCCCAGCCAGCTTGTGGATCTCTGCCCTCTCCCCGTTCGTGTCCCCAACTAGCACAAAAGACTAAGCTATAAAGTAAACCAGACTCCTTCACGACACGCTGTGCAAGCGGTCACTTACCCCGAGCAGAGGGGCTGGTAACTATTTGTGAGGTTGGTTACTTTCACGCTAAAACCTTGGGCAAAGCAAGTATTTCAAGACATCATTTAATCTTTTCCCCCTAGTTCTTTAGACCCTTGAATGATGGCACTCACCGAGGCAGGGGAGAGAAGCTACCTTTTTTTCAGAGCAGAGGAGAGATTATACCTTCCACTCCATGTACCCAGACAACCTCCTGCCTCCTCCGACTCCCAAGGGATGCCCGATTTTCTGTGTCCAAGCACCCCACTGATCCACTGGTGCTGAGGATGAACTTGGACCATCAACTGCCAAGAAGCCAGCACTTAGAACTTGCTCCCCACAGGAGCAGAACTATTGTCAAACCAGGGGTGAGAAGTGGCCGGTGAACAGGAAACCCGACTCCGTTCTCTCCCAGAGAATGGTCCTCCTGTCGTGGCTCAGTTTTCAAAtattccttacttttttttttcttctttcaccttttctATCTATAtcagattcttatttttaatacaaaaacaagatgcCTTTTAAACTTCGCCCCCAGAACAGCCCACAGTGGTAAGGTTTTCTGAGCTGACAATGCCGAGAGTGAAAACCACGGTCGCATCCGTGTTCTGGTTGTTGACCTCTTGGAGATAAGTCCCTTCCAGCCACCCCGCCAGCcctctccacccccgccccccctccccctaTTCAGGGAAATGAGCTTTTGCTTTTCAGCCCCACTTCTGCTTACATATGTACACGGCTGATAAAATATTCCACTTCACCCCTTCTCCCCATGGGACCCGCCATCTTACGGGAAGAGGGTTTGTATGACAGCAACCGCGACAGACCGCGTGTCGCCTGGAAACAGTGGTGGtagtggggaggggtgtgggcaACTCTCTCCTTGCAGCTCCTTTTTATTCAGATTCCTTCCTCTGCTTCTGAGGACAGCCATTGCTGGAGAGAATAGCCCTGAGCCTCCTCCGTGGGCTCCGGCTAGGCCCAGGTGTTCCCCTCTCCTGTCCTTCTCGTCCTTGGAAGGAGAGATGCTGTCCCAGCCCCGCCCACTCCCTGCCTGGCTACAGCCCCCTCCCCTGGACATCCCCGGGGCCACCCAGACACGCAGAGAAATCAGCTCTGCCCCAGCTGTGGCTGTTCAGTGCCCCAGGTCCCCCTCCCTGATGCCCCCCAAACGCTGGGGCCAGAGCAGAGTCGGGTGGCAAAGTTGGCTGGACCAGAGGGGACCTGGAAACTGGAGAAGGAGTTGAGCTTCGTCCACAGGGACGAGGCTGTCACGGCCAGCAGAGGCTgtccaggaaggaaggagactgAAGGACGGTCTGGGAGTCCCACTCACAGAGGGCCCCCGAAGGGATGTGACGCCACGCTGCAGACCCTGATCCCGCTCCCCTCTCTGCCCACTTGCTTCTCTCACGTCTCCCTTCACTGATGTTCTCAAACCCAGAACATTCCAGAGGCCAAAGCAGGGGCTGAGGGAGACATCCCCAGGTTTCTTTCTAACCCCCTTTTACAAAAAGCTCCAGCTCCGTGCTCTGTGTTCATGGGATCGGGGACTTGCACCCAgcattcttgtttgtttttttaaaaatattgtttaatatgCCATAGTgcaagttcaatttttttttttttttggccatgctgggtggcctgtgggattttagttccccaaccagggatcgaacccaggccctctgtatTGGGAGTAtggaatcctagccactggaccaccagggaagtccctgaattcaGCCTCCTGAGAGCTGCCCCCAAGGGTCTGTTTGTGCAGAGTTTCAGCAGGCTGGGTCCCCAGGGGCAGAGCCACAGACACTGTGCTAAACAGAGCTTCCAGTGGGGTGTGGGGTTCCTGAAGGGACAGAGCCTTCTAGAGGTAGGAACAAAGTGGGGTTCTAACAGGAAGACAACCGGCATTCAATAAGCACCCACTCGGTGCCAGATACCAGAGTGGCAAAGATGATAGACGTGGTCCAGGCCTCGAGGTGTTAAAGTTTACCGGGAATGACCTCTGTGTGCAGATGATCCCTCAGAAGGGGGGCATCAGGTAGCAGGTTGCCAGGTGGAAGCCAGGGCAGCTACAGTGGTTTTCGTGGGCCAGGAACCACTCGTGCCTTGAGACCCTGCTAAGCCTGAGCTGGGTGGTTTTCAGGCAAGCCTTTTTCACACAAAGGTGCCCCACGTGCATTTTGCATGAAATAAAGCCCGGTCCCTCCATGCTGTGGTCCAATTAACACAAACTAGCAACGCCGGGGCCACGTGAAAAGAAATGCATTGGGGCTTAAAAATAAGAGAGCGCTGCAAATGATTAGTTCTGTTTATCTGGCCATGGATGCTACCCGTCATCCCCCTTGTGGTCCTCAAGACAGGAGTGAAGCAAAAAGGCTGATGGCAAGTATGAGGGTGCCTTTATTATGACTCaaaattcctctgcttttttctccttttgttttattttggagtgtgtgtgtgtgtgtgtgtgtgtgtgtgtgtgtgtttgtgtacacacATTTTACTCCTAACAAAAGTGCTCTCATTTGAAGGTCTGGTTTTATCTGAACCATAGTCTTTGCTTGCCAGTTTCTGCCAACAGTTCTGAGACTATTGACATTTTTTCCCTCCACcttttcatttactcattcagcaaatattttgggGGAGCCTGGCACTGTGGTTTGCATGAAAGACATACTGCTCAAACAGAAAGTTCTGTTCTCCCTAAGTCTCGTGAGGAGAGAGATGATAAAGCAAATCATACAAATACAAGGCTGATTTCACGTAGGGATGAGGGTTAGCGAAAGGGCTAACTTTGGTCTGGGAAGGCCATGCTGAAAAACTGACATTTAAGCCAAGACTTGAAGACTGAAAAGAAACCACCCATGAGTGATGGAAGTGGAGGTGGGATGCAGGATCTTGGGCAGAGAGACAAGCGAATCCAAAGAAGCAGGGGAGCCTTTCTTTGAGGACAGAAAGTTGGCCAGGGTTCCTGGAACAGAGTGGATGATATAAAGGATGGACACGGGAGATAATTAGAGGCAAC includes these proteins:
- the LOC139037794 gene encoding large ribosomal subunit protein eL39-like, producing MSFHKTFRQFLARKQKQNHSILQWIRMKTDNKIRYDPKRRHWRRSRLGL